In one Lolium rigidum isolate FL_2022 chromosome 3, APGP_CSIRO_Lrig_0.1, whole genome shotgun sequence genomic region, the following are encoded:
- the LOC124703851 gene encoding cytochrome P450 72A15-like, producing MATRALQMLGEASPWSLAGAAAAMALLWLAAWIVEWAWWTPRRLRRALQAQGLRGTQYRLFTGDVPENARLNREARSKPLPLGSHDIIQRVQPMFSNVIKENGKFAFTWFGPTPRVMIPDPELVREVLSNKFGHYGKQKSSRLGKLLANGLANHQGEKWAKHRRILNPAFHNEKIKRMLPVFATCCEEMITRWDNSMSTQGSSEIDIWPEFQNLTGDVISRTAFGSNYQEGMKIFQLQGELAERLIMAFQTIFIPGYWFLPTKNNKRMRAIDCEIRTILRGIIGKKDKAIKNGEAISDDLLGLLLESNMRESNGKADLGMSTEEIIQECKLFYFAGMETTSVLLTWTLILLSMHPEWQDKARDEVLYHFGRTTPDFEHLSRLKIVTMILYEVLRLYPPITILTRRTYKAMELGGIKYPAGVNLMLPILFIHHDPNLWGKDASEFNPERFADGISNAAKHPGSFFPFGGGPRICIGQNFALLEAKMALSTILQHFSLELSLSYTHAPYTVITLHPQHGAQIRMKKI from the exons ATGGCGACCCGAGCTCTCCAGATGTTGGGGGAGGCCTCTCCGTGGAGCCtagcaggcgcggcggcggccatggcgctgCTGTGGCTGGCCGCCTGGATTGTGGAGTGGGCATGGTGGACcccgcggcggctgcggcgggcccTTCAGGCTCAAGGCCTCAGGGGCACCCAGTACCGCCTATTCACCGGCGACGTGCCGGAGAACGCCCGGCTCAACAGAGAGGCCCGGTCCAAGCCCCTGCCGCTCGGCTCCCACGACATCATCCAGCGCGTGCAGCCCATGTTCAGCAACGTTATTAAAGAGAACG GAAAATTTGCATTCACTTGGTTTGGCCCAACACCAAGGGTGATGATTCCCGACCCGGAATTAGTGAGAGAAGTTCTGTCCAACAAGTTTGGGCACTATGGCAAACAAAAGAGCAGCCGTCTTGGGAAGCTGCTTGCCAACGGGCTTGCAAATCATCAAGGCGAGAAATGGGCAAAGCACCGGCGAATCTTGAATCCTGCTTTTCACAACGAAAAGATAAAG AGGATGCTGCCGGTGTTCGCTACCTGTTGCGAAGAAATGATTACTAGATGGGATAATTCAATGTCCACCCAAGGATCATCTGAGATTGACATCTGGCCCGAGTTCCAGAATCTTACCGGAGATGTCATCTCGAGAACAGCATTTGGTAGCAATTACCAAGAGGGGATGAAAATATTCCAGCTGCAAGGGGAGCTAGCTGAACGCCTAATAATGGCTTTTCAGACTATTTTTATCCCAGGCTATTG GTTCCTACCTACAAAAAATAACAAAAGGATGAGAGCAATTGACTGTGAGATCCGCACAATTCTGCGAGGGATTATTGGAAAAAAAGACAAAGCTATTAAAAATGGTGAAGCCATCAGTGATGACTTGCTAGGATTGCTGTTGGAGTCAAATATGCGGGAATCCAATGGGAAAGCAGATCTAGGAATGAGTACTGAAGAAATAATCCAGGAATGCAAGCTATTTTACTTCGCAGGTATGGAGACAACATCAGTCTTGCTCACATGGACACTAATTCTGCTCAGCATGCACCCAGAGTGGCAAGATAAGGCAAGAGATGAAGTGTTGTACCATTTTGGAAGAACCACACCTGATTTCGAGCACTTGAGTCGCCTAAAGATT GTAACAATGATTCTATATGAGGTTCTTAGATTGTACCCGCCAATAACCATTCTAACGAGAAGAACATACAAAGCAATGGAGCTCGGTGGTATCAAATATCCAGCAGGCGTGAACCTTATGTTGCCTATTCTCTTTATCCACCATGATCCCAATTTATGGGGAAAAGACGCGAGCGAATTCAACCCAGAGAGGTTTGCTGATGGCATCTCGAATGCAGCGAAGCATCCGGGTTCTTTCTTCCCATTTGGAGGGGGTCCTCGGATTTGCATTGGCCAGAACTTTGCTTTGCTGGAAGCCAAGATGGCTCTCAGCACCATCCTGCAGCACTTCTCTCTCGAGCTCTCGCTGTCCTATACTCACGCACCATATACTGTGATAACCCTCCACCCTCAGCATGGTGCTCAAATTAGGATGAAGAAGATATGA
- the LOC124697018 gene encoding cytochrome P450 72A11-like, giving the protein MGGGTGAATAVLRDVSPSTLLASAAAIAMMWFVVQMLEWAWWSPRRMDRVLRAQGLRGTQYRFLKGDLKEEQRLKGEAWSRPVPMDRAHDIFPRVAPLLHRVMKDHGKVSFTWFGPYPRITIGDPELVRAVLSNKFGHFEKTKLVRLARLLVGGLATLDGEQWAKHRRIMNPAFHAEKLKRMLPSLSASCSDLISRWENSASLSVGEIELDVWSELQSLSGDVISRAAFGVTSQEGSRIFFLQTEQAERLIQSFRTNYIPGFSLLPTENNRRMKAINTEVEQMLRGIIEKRQQSMKNGVIHNDDLLGLLLEANTDYSDADGKSSKGMTMEDVIGECKLFYFAGMETTAVLLTWTIVVLSMHPEWQDRAREEVLQVFGQNKPDLNGINRLKIVAMVFNEVLRLYPPVVLINRRTYKEIELGGVTYPPGVMLALNIMSIHRDPAIWGDDSNEFNPGRFAEGVTKACSDPAAFFPFSWGPRNCIGQNFALLEAKVAISMILQHFTFELSPSYVHAPCTVLTLHPQHDVPLRLRRL; this is encoded by the exons ATGGGAGGTGGCACCGGCGCCGCCACCGCGGTACTCCGCGATGTTTCGCCGTCGACTCTACtggccagcgccgccgccatcgccatgaTGTGGTTCGTAGTGCAGATGCTTGAATGGGCCTGGTGGAGCCCAAGGCGCATGGACCGGGTTCTGAGGGCCCAGGGCCTCAGGGGCACCCAGTACCGATTCCTCAAAGGCGATCTCAAGGAGGAGCAGCGGCTCAAGGGGGAGGCCTGGTCCAGGCCCGTGCCCATGGATCGGGCACACGACATTTTCCCGCGCGTGGCGCCTCTCCTCCACCGTGTCATGAAGGACCACG GTAAGGTTTCATTCACATGGTTTGGGCCATACCCAAGAATAACAATCGGCGACCCGGAGTTGGTTCGAGCAGTTCTATCGAATAAATTTGGGCATTTCGAGAAAACAAAGCTAGTCCGCCTTGCGCGGTTACTTGTTGGCGGGCTCGCAACCCTTGACGGTGAACAATGGGCCAAACATAGAAGGATTATGAATCCAGCCTTTCATGCAGAAAAGCTAAAG CGGATGTTGCCATCATTATCTGCCTCGTGCAGCGACCTAATTAGCAGATGGGAGAATTCTGCCAGTCTTTCTGTTGGAGAAATAGAGCTTGATGTTTGGTCAGAGCTCCAGAGTTTATCAGGGGATGTCATTTCAAGAGCTGCATTCGGCGTTACCAGCCAAGAAGGCAGTCGGATTTTCTTCCTTCAAACAGAGCAAGCAGAACGCCTTATTCAATCTTTCCGGACTAATTACATCCCAGGCTTCTC GCTATTGccaacagaaaacaacagaagGATGAAGGCTATAAATACAGAGGTAGAACAGATGCTAAGGGGCATAATAGAGAAGAGACAGCAGTCTATGAAAAATGGAGTGATTCACAATGATGATCTACTTGGCTTGCTACTGGAGGCAAATACAGATTACAGCGACGCCGATGGCAAATCCAGCAAGGGGATGACCATGGAAGATGTAATTGGTGAATGCAAGCTGTTTTACTTTGCAGGAATGGAGACTACCGCCGTGCTGCTTACATGGACGATTGTGGTGCTAAGCATGCACCCGGAGTGGCAGGATCGTGCCAGGGAGGAGGTTCTGCAGGTCTTTGGGCAAAACAAACCAGATTTAAATGGTATTAACCGCCTCAAAATT GTTGCCATGGTATTTAACGAGGTCCTGCGTCTGTACCCGCCCGTGGTGCTCATTAACCGCCGGACATACAAGGAGATAGAGCTGGGAGGCGTCACCTACCCTCCGGGCGTGATGCTTGCGCTGAACATCATGTCCATCCACCGTGACCCTGCCATATGGGGGGATGACTCCAACGAGTTCAACCCGGGGAGGTTTGCAGAGGGCGTGACCAAGGCGTGCAGCGACCCAGCGGCCTTCTTCCCCTTCAGCTGGGGGCCGAGGAACTGCATCGGTCAGAACTTCGCGCTGCTTGAGGCCAAGGTGGCCATCAGCATGATCCTTCAGCACTTCACGTTCGAGCTCTCGCCGTCCTACGTGCACGCGCCCTGTACCGTCCTCACACTGCACCCGCAGCATGATGTCCCCCTTAGGCTGCGCCGTCTCTGA